From a region of the Salmo trutta chromosome 10, fSalTru1.1, whole genome shotgun sequence genome:
- the LOC115200965 gene encoding uncharacterized protein LOC115200965 isoform X2, producing the protein MHFTSSVGDRGDKSAPFSPSHAVLHVKMLVQVKYSQQQKYVKLDEDEGRFDFMQFHENVIERFCLPPDANVIYKDATGTEVDAEIFSDLVGQGNVVLTLFSDQEFSDFSLSSASEPSDSSFSSSASTIILDDVPSKRQRIEDTHDAVSAEQLIEAVLRGKSGGEEVLQEYQTTETLTDAARRKMVNILVAYMIDNHGHRPTKAIREDYARGIVMLFPSLKDPYSKKGYEHFHDAASSTGYISGI; encoded by the exons ATGCATTTCACTTCGTCggttggagacagaggagacaagtCGGCGCCATTTTCTCCCTCCCATGCAGTACTACACG TCAAAATGCTGGTCCAGGTGAAGTACAGCCAACAGCAGAAATATGTGAAGCTGGATGAGGATGAAGGACGGTTTGACTTTATGCAATTCCATGAAAACG TCATTGAGAGATTTTGCCTGCCACCTGATGCAAACGTTATATACAAGGATGCAACAGGGACAGAAGTTGATGCAGAAATATTCAGCGACCTCGTTGGACAAGGCAATGTGGTGCTGACACTATTCTCAGATCAGG AATTCTCTGATTTCTCCTTGTCTTCTGCTTCTGAGCCGTCTGACTCAAGCTTCAGCTCAAGTGCATCAACTATAATCCTAGATGATGTCCCTAGCAAGAGACAAAGAATTGAGGATAcacatgatgctgtgtctgctgaACAG ttGATTGAAGCTGTGCTAAGAGGCAAGTCTGGGGGTGAAGAAGTACTACAGGAGTACCAAACAACAGAAACCCTAACAGATGCTGCAAGAAGAAAAATGGTTAACATCCTGGTGGCTTACATGATTGACAATCATGG GCACCGCCCCACTAAAGCAATCAGAGAAGATTATGCGCGTGGGATAGTGATGTTGTTCCCTTCCCTCAAGGATCCATACTCCAAGAAGGGCTAT GAACACTTCCATGATGCTGCAAGCAGCACAGGATACATTTCTGGCATCTGA
- the LOC115200965 gene encoding uncharacterized protein LOC115200965 isoform X1 — MGHQKWCNTVDLALIFIVLPLNVYLLCQTSLHVSVKMLVQVKYSQQQKYVKLDEDEGRFDFMQFHENVIERFCLPPDANVIYKDATGTEVDAEIFSDLVGQGNVVLTLFSDQEFSDFSLSSASEPSDSSFSSSASTIILDDVPSKRQRIEDTHDAVSAEQLIEAVLRGKSGGEEVLQEYQTTETLTDAARRKMVNILVAYMIDNHGHRPTKAIREDYARGIVMLFPSLKDPYSKKGYEHFHDAASSTGYISGI; from the exons ATGGGTCACCAAAAATGGTGTAACACTGTCGACTTAGCTTTAATCTTTATCGTTCTtcctttaaatgtttatttacttTGTCAAACTTCCTTGCACGTCTCAGTCAAAATGCTGGTCCAGGTGAAGTACAGCCAACAGCAGAAATATGTGAAGCTGGATGAGGATGAAGGACGGTTTGACTTTATGCAATTCCATGAAAACG TCATTGAGAGATTTTGCCTGCCACCTGATGCAAACGTTATATACAAGGATGCAACAGGGACAGAAGTTGATGCAGAAATATTCAGCGACCTCGTTGGACAAGGCAATGTGGTGCTGACACTATTCTCAGATCAGG AATTCTCTGATTTCTCCTTGTCTTCTGCTTCTGAGCCGTCTGACTCAAGCTTCAGCTCAAGTGCATCAACTATAATCCTAGATGATGTCCCTAGCAAGAGACAAAGAATTGAGGATAcacatgatgctgtgtctgctgaACAG ttGATTGAAGCTGTGCTAAGAGGCAAGTCTGGGGGTGAAGAAGTACTACAGGAGTACCAAACAACAGAAACCCTAACAGATGCTGCAAGAAGAAAAATGGTTAACATCCTGGTGGCTTACATGATTGACAATCATGG GCACCGCCCCACTAAAGCAATCAGAGAAGATTATGCGCGTGGGATAGTGATGTTGTTCCCTTCCCTCAAGGATCCATACTCCAAGAAGGGCTAT GAACACTTCCATGATGCTGCAAGCAGCACAGGATACATTTCTGGCATCTGA